From a single Populus trichocarpa isolate Nisqually-1 chromosome 17, P.trichocarpa_v4.1, whole genome shotgun sequence genomic region:
- the LOC7461269 gene encoding 7-deoxyloganetin glucosyltransferase isoform X2, producing the protein MGSLPKSTKAHAVCVPYPAQGHITPMLKVAKLLHHKGFHITFVNSEYNHRRLLKSRGRNSLDVLPDFQFETIPDGLGDQIDADVTQDTSFLCDSISKACLVPFRNLLAKLNSSNVVPPVTCIVADSGMSFALDVKEELQIPVVTFWTSSACGTLAYAHYKHLVERGYTPLKEESDLTNGYLETKIDWIPGMKDIRLKDLPTFIRTTDRNDVILNYVIRIIDRASKASAALVNTFDDLDHDVLVALSSMFPPIYSVGPLNLLLDHTQKDYLASIGSNLWKEETECLQWLDSKDPNSVVYVNFGSITVMNPQQLVEFSWGLANSKKNFLWIIRPDLVRGESAVLPPEFLEETRERGLMASWCAQEKVLKHSSIGGFLSHMGWNSTIESLSNGVAMLCWPFFSEQQTNCKFACVDWGVGMEIESDANRDDVEKLVIELIDGEKGKEMKRKAMEWKSKAEATTGINGSSSMNFDKLVNDVLRFQKP; encoded by the exons ATGGGATCTCTTCCAAAGAGCACCAAGGCTCATGCTGTGTGCGTCCCATATCCAGCTCAAGGTCACATAACTCCTATGCTCAAAGTAGCAAAACTACTCCATCACAAAGGCTTTCACATCACCTTTGTCAACTCTGAATACAATCACAGACGTTTGCTCAAGTCCAGAGGCCGTAACTCCCTTGATGTCTTGCCTGATTTCCAGTTTGAAACCATTCCAGATGGTCTAGGCGATCAGATCGATGCTGATGTTACCCAAGACACTTCATTTCTCTGTGACTCTATCTCAAAGGCTTGCTTAGTCCCATTTCGCAACCTTCTTGCCAAACTCAATTCATCAAATGTTGTCCCGCCTGTAACTTGCATAGTAGCAGATAGTGGCATGTCCTTCGCTCTCGATGTTAAGGAGGAACTTCAAATCCCTGTCGTCACTTTCTGGACTTCAAGTGCATGTGGCACATTGGCCTATGCACATTACAAACATCTTGTTGAAAGAGGTTACACACCACTCAAAG AAGAAAGCGATTTGACAAATGGATATTTGGAGACAAAAATAGACTGGATTCCTGGAATGAAAGATATTCGTCTGAAGGACCTTCCGACCTTCATTCGCACAACAGATCGAAACGACGTTATCCTAAACTATGTGATAAGAATAATTGATAGAGCTTCAAAAGCTTCAGCTGCTCTTGTGAATACTTTTGATGACTTAGATCATGATGTTCTGGTTGCTCTCTCATCTATGTTTCCTCCGATTTATTCTGTTGGTCCTCTTAATTTGCTTCTTGATCATACACAGAAAGATTATCTAGCATCAATTGGATCCAATCTGTGGAAAGAAGAGACTGAATGCCTGCAATGGCTCGACTCCAAGGATCCCAATTCTGTTGTCTACGTGAATTTTGGAAGCATCACTGTCATGAATCCACAGCAACTAGTGGAGTTTTCTTGGGGACTAGCTAACAGCAAGAAGAATTTTTTATGGATAATCAGGCCTGATCTTGTCAGGGGCGAATCAGCGGTTTTGCCTCCAGAGTTTCTTGAAGAGACTAGAGAGAGAGGCCTGATGGCGAGCTGGTGTGCGCAGGAAAAAGTCCTGAAGCATTCATCGATAGGAGGGTTTTTAAGTCACATGGGGTGGAATTCCACCATTGAAAGCTTGTCCAACGGCGTGGCAATGCTATGCTGGCCTTTTTTCTCCGAACAACAAACTAACTGTAAGTTTGCTTGCGTTGATTGGGGTGTTGGCATGGAAATTGAAAGTGATGCAAATAGAGATGATGTAGAGAAGCTTGTGATAGAGTTAATTGATGGGGAGAAAGgtaaggaaatgaaaaggaaggcAATGGAATGGAAGTCAAAGGCTGAAGCGACAACTGGTATTAATGGTTCATCATCCATGAATTTTGACAAACTTGTCAACGACGTGCTCCGCTTCCAAAAACCTTGA